ATAGTGTAAAACATTACTAGTACGCCTTACCCACTACACCAGGGCTAGTTAACTGGCGGcctgtcaatcatctttacctggcccgccttaacatttcaaataagtggagagactttaagaacggtgtgctttaaatgcacgtcctcctgagacgccacatctttaaaagcccaaaacgctgctacattcaaaacgaaagtaattcccgcggctcataatgctttacgtcttataaagcgatttgatcggtcagtccaagaaacttaatgttatttacaacgttataatcagcaatgcattgcacagccacaggcaatcggtttgcgcacgcgataggtcgcgttctaaaatgcgttttgtgcccttgaaagtataggctaactgtaggaagggtacaccacgtgaacggttgtctcagataaggggaaacggtgtagtttttattactgcattcattatgaataacagctatatttacgaaaaacagctgttcatctcccccagaactcgccctataagtgcgtggggcacatgaatgcgattggaattcacccgaagatgtgataatagcgttcagtttgttgcacagatcaattgactgatttataagacgcttatttaacgtcacaaggggcagggattacttctgtgttgaatgtatttgcgttttttacttctattgatttaactttaattcaatcaaatatcttcataaatatcttcttgaaaaaacaatgccacccacatcttggatgtactggagaactgtgggtgagtaaattagtagcaatttttgggtaaagtaacgcattaaggaatataaaatacagttaaaaagacaatatcccttttaattaaatatcatgaaaaggcacaaatactggatgcaatatttgtgtgcatgttttaatatatggcctataagtaacagcaacaaaaataaaaggaacaaaacgaaaaaaataacagaaatacaaaataactgaagaaatgaggatatggtaaaaaaaaaactggcccgcatcctatttatacttttggagtctggccctcaaagaaaagtagttgaagacccctgtcaTACACCATTGAAGCTGTTGATGACTGAGTGTCGTTTTTACACTCTAAAATATACATGCTTCCAACGCCCATGCTAAAAATATGCAGTAgtctaaaatattttgattatctTTAATGAGCATCAATATGCACACTTTGTTTCCACTGGTTTGTCTGAATGCTAGGGTACGGCAACTGCCATACTCTGCCATACACAAACTCTGCCACTGCTTGTTTCAGTTTGTTTGGACTTGTTTTAGCATGTGCAATGGAAGATTTGTAGTAAACTAACATTACTCCTCAATGTTtatggcaaacatcctcttcaaAGTTTTTTCACACTATACCGCACTTAAAAAGCACTTAAAAGACTTAAAAGGCTtacaataaacaacaacaaaaagcgCTATGCCGAAATTGCACAGAAATATTATGGTAAATAAATATAGAAAGTGACCCTTAACAagtataatgtttattaatcATGACgattttttaaattgtgtcaGTCAGTAAAAGTTAAAGCATGTGCTAAAAAATCCCATTCGAGACAAAGATGCATTTTATCAAATACTTTCTACcacaaaaatgtataacattGGAGCCTACCAAATGTAagtaatataaaaaagaaattataaaaaatctgtctgaATGTGATTTGCAATGTCTGGTTGACCTCTGTGGCTTACTTAACATGGATGTTTAAActgcggctaaacagaccaacttaggttaactttaaacctttcaaactttttttaataaaaaaaattaaagaaacaaagcatttaaagagaaaacataacttcctgtaACTAtttgaaggctccatgaatcatgtGACACTCGAAAATTTTGAACTTCCGTTGGCGCAACTCTCTAGGTGTGTTCGACCTCAATCagtatttgtttcatttttattttattaaacgacacaaaataacatattaTGATTATACGAACAGAGTTTTAGctgttaaattcattaaacatgaattaataaGTATTAGTTGATCTGAAGGTGTTAGAATAAACCCGAAATGCATGTGATTGTTGTCATGCGGTGTAACCATGACAAGCTGTGTCATCATCACAGCCTGGTGCAGCCACTCCTGAGATGCTGCGCCGGCTGAGCTAGCCAGCTGTTCTCGAAACACTCGCAGTACTTTGATGCCACATGTGAAAGTCACGTGGCGTCGGCGTCATGACAAATTCGGGCCTCGTGTGAATTCTGTCCGCTTACAACTCAATTTAGTAGGTAGTTGTAATGCCTGATCACAAAGTTGTTATCTCGATATGTTGTTGTATGGCTAACCAAAGCTGTGTAAGCTTCTAGCGAGCTAAATACGCTAGGTAAAATAAATTTAACTTTACGAAAAACATATGAgcatataagcttgatgtgTAACATACACGCCCGTATTTCTGGGTCAACATCAGCTTAACAAGCAAAAAAACTcttgatatttaaaaatgtccatggttttattatagtaaataactaAAACATGATTTCACATCCCATAGCCTCGATTATGTACTATTATATGAAGCATTTAGTGAAAAAGACAATAATGGTCATTTTAACAAAGTACTAGTGACGTAAATCGTAATGTAATTTTGTAAGAATTGCAATCAGGCACTAAAAAGAGTACCCATTAGAAGTTCTTTCAGGCAACAGACTCATGCGGGGTCTTAAAGGGGACCGATTTCGAGAGGGGACTCAAATTGTCATGACACCGGTTCCAGTGGGACTAAATTTTGAATCGGCATGCACCACTTCATGTCAGCCGCCGATCGGTCTGTGTGGCACTGCgtgaagtcgaacacaccttTTCTCTCAATGGCTAAGGGTAGgtctatactgactgtccaatggccaggcatttttagcccttccctccaggcccaacttagtacaaaccaatcaaaatggGAAGGGCAAATATGGCCCcaccctacatttttattttatttcagaagccgtttatacgtcacgatacggaaaagaattAAATCGCAACTtccatttcatggtgacttaaaacagtTTTTGCTCATCCACAGTATGTACTGCCTCTAACTGCTTTGTAGGCTGTCTTCTTCCTATCTGTCTGACATAATTCGTACATATACAAGGCCCGGCTCCAGATATGAGATGAAAGGTGGGCCAAGTGATTTTCCAGGTGGGCGGAAGCAACGAGTTCTGTATCATACGCCACAGAGAGCCGcaactttcaataaaagcatgacgCTCGCTCTTCTAAACTCCTCGTGCTCTGGGTAGCTTCATTTGGGCTGCGGGCGCAAGAGGTTACCATAGAAACGTTGTTTTCCATTGATTAGTGACGTGACGCTTGCACATAGCACTGCATGCGTGTACTGGCCAGGACaacctgaaatattcatatgtattatgatgtttttttaacGATCAAATGTTGGTAAAGGCCAAGACACCAGGCGagccacatgatttttgaaaagagccaCGTGTGGCTCGTGAGCCATATGTTCCCGACCACTGAGCTAAGACTGTCTTGCCAAAAAAAAGGGAAAACAGAAAAGAACTAATCTGGAGCTGACTTGAATATCgcatttattttgtgattgGTTGTTATGTGGTGTGTGGGGGCAGGGTGGACGCAGAGTCGCTGAGAGAGAGTTGCGCCAACTCCGTTTActgcaatggaacagttttttcacagcaacggCGGTTCACAGATCCTCTCTCTCAACAGCTCTGGGTGGAGGGCAGTGTGGGCAAAACTTCTGATTGGGTGGGCAAGTACAAGTAATTTGAGAAGTACACACATAGCAATTTTTCTGGCCCAGGTCCGGTCCACACAAGTTTCCCGGACCAGAAAATTATGACACAATGTTATTGGTtgtcaaaattgtgttatggaggcaaatgttttatttatatgcatAAACCTGTCATTTGAAAGATTTATGGTGCATTTTCATATGGTGCATTTTTTTCATATGGTGCATTTTTTGGTCTGGCTAATAATGTTCAGTATTACACTGCATCATTTAAATGTGGGTGTTAATTTGTTTGTGTAACAAAAAAATTGgtcaaataatgtaaaattttATTCGTATATGTAAATGAATTCGTGTGCATCTAATATCAAATCAACCTCATAGCACCTGACTGGATTTGGTAGAAATCCattcttaaaggtatagttcaccaaaaaatcgGACATTTTCTGCCCTTTtatcgtttcaaacctgtattgctGTCTTCTGCAGGGCACACAGAAAaattgaataatgttggtaactgaacaacggcagcacccgttcacttctattgtattgacacaaaatcaACGCCAGTGAATGGGTAGTGCCgatgtttgattaccaacattctacaaaatatcctcttttgtgttctgcagaagaaatgaaGCCATACAGATTTGAGTAACGAATGCAGATTTAGACTTTTTACACTGTGTTGTCTTATTAACAGACTGACGTACCATTGCTGAACAACTTTTCATTCACACTGCACTGATTGCAGAGACAAGCCCACTGCAGCAACCTGTGGTTATTTGCTGCGCACAAGAGCTTGATAATGACAGAGCAGGGTTGTGATCTCAGTATCTATCCTGGGTCACCTTTACTTGAAAATGAACCTATAACCCGGGTGTATCTCAGTTTTACTTATCAGGTCAACAAGCTAAACGTTGTTGTCgattaaggttaaaaaacaatGGAGCACTTAAGGAAAGTTTATTCGGGTTAATTGATTGAGTTGATTACCCCAAGGACATTGTTAAATATTGAGGTAGAGCAATAGCCGTGAATACTCCATTAAGGATCGAGTCCCAGAGATGAGACACAATTTTACTGGTGTACATGTTTTTGTCTCTTCGTCTCTGACTGTCGTTTTCTGTCTCGGAAACGTGGGGGTACGAGTCAATGAGAGAAAAACCACTACaggatgttttttattttctcaagTTTCAGAAAGCCAGATATTTTTACTCTTATTCGTGTGAATGGCCGTAAATGACAGGTGTCATAATCTGTAAGCATATGACCACAGCCCTGGTGAATACGGCGAGGGGTAACTGTCAGAGATGATTAGTTGTACACCGCCaagacatttaatttttttcttctgaGTATGTGTTTAGGTGGATGTGTGTCCAATTTCATGCCTCTGGGCACAGGCTAATAAAATAGatgggagaggagagagatcaGAGAAGGCAAAGATTTAAAGATGAGGTGAAGAGATGCAGAAAATGAAGAAAGATGAAAGGGTGGGGATAATGATTGGTAAAAAAGGATGAATGTTATCCAAAATAACAAGGACGTTTTTGATGTAGATCTCAGATCTTTTCTATGAATCACTTCAGCAGTGACAGTGTGAACATATGACTTTGTCATACCAACAGAGTAAACAGTGCTGTGCAGCATTGAGAGAAAATTTGAGAGAATATGTAATCAGTGTTCCTCTGTGCTTGCGTGTGGAAATGAGCCTGTCGAGTATGGACATTACGTGTTTCCTCTCTGTTCCCTCTGTCAGGACAGACTCCAGACTTGCTGATGAGCATGTTGGGTAATCAGATGCACTACGGGCAACCAGAGGTGTGTTAATCAACACGAAATGCCTGTTGACACATCAGTGCTCTTTTGTCACTGTTGTTAACCAGTCATATTTCCTTTTTATACTTTGTTGGTTTCTCTTCAACGAAAAGAATGAAAGTGTGATTTCATTGTGTCAGTTTAATTAATTTCATCCGGAGGAAAAACCTCACAGCAATCACCGGGGCAAGTTTCTCATTGTTGTCATCACTGATATGACAGCTTGTAACGTTCCCTGGGCTGTTGTGTTTTGACAGGTATTTGATGTCTTTATGATTCTACCGCTGAGCTGTCTTGACAAGCTCGCTGGTCTTTGTACTGTAATCGGGTTTTGAAGGCCAACAGAGGTTAAATTTGAATCAGGAACTAATGAAAACCAAAGCCTTTTGACTTTTTAATAATGTCTGCCTCCTTGACAGCTTCCAATAAAGGTACTGCTACTTTTCAACATGGCTGACTGTGCCGTTGGGATAAAGATGCTTGTACTTGgggtagggttgggtaccgttcACTTTTTAGCTGGTACCGTTACCAATACGGTACCTGGAATTCGGTGCCGGTACCAAACGGTACCTTTTTCCGGTACTTTACTCTctgtgtaataaaaaacaaacctccaaacctctcaatttcaacattttgttgaaattttacacaaaagaaataacgactatagaaataactacagcattattattactaccagcttattctatttcctcgtcacacacataatcatttatttatgcagtgtgataatttacctaaaccatgaggcctccaccattaacagaccattagataatatagaaaaacaaaacttgaaaagtccataaaaatatatttaacagcATCGTTACtgaaaataacatatttatttgtaatatacatttttaacagagatactgaaagagttacatatatatatatatatatatatgtgtgtgtgtgtgtgtgtgtatgtatatatgtatgttgaTCATACAATAATACAGCTGCTTCACAGCTTCAAACTGCACCTTGACGGCCTCACTCACCTCTTTCCATCGACTGCTCTAATCTGtcactaataactttgtttcgggacttcatgagatgattttagtcattggtggacagaaaacacaaagcgccttaactaacttaaatgttcagcgcagtgttatgtgtgtgtcacggctgtggcagaagaacccaaatgcaggcaggcagagtgCGGGgataacaaatgactttattataactacacaagacaaaacaaaacaccctcgatggggaaaacagaacagcGATAAATACAAAaccaaagacttcccacgagggggcaaaacaaaagcaagaacagtaaacaaacaaaactaaagaacactaaaacaacttaacaaaacaggatcacggacaggacaaggcaaggcaaggctgagacgcTGAGAAACACCAAACATGGTACACGCACAGAACGCAAACACAACGTAatccaccaacacaagacaaagaaacaagagggtatttataggggaacacaaacgagggataacgacatggggcaggtgtggttaatcaaacactcagggaaagatcacaaggaaacgagaggagcggagccaatgacgagacactggagagaacgtatattattgtcaaaaggacaataatatgtttctctccacacataaccaaaggctttgtcatgactctgctacaggactaagaaaaacatgactaaatgaagcagagccatgacagaagccccccctttaatgagcacctccaggtgctcaccaaggggtagacggacgagaccgactgagacagcgacatgaacagacaaaacatggaaaacaaaatcagtggcagacaagacaaaataacaatggGATTGGGGTgcgacaataaaaacaacaaacatgggagggggggtggggccaaacaagggcccatagggggcagtccaaaagggaggtggggagaagtccccgtccccggctgcgctcgagggcgcggagtcctggggaacTTAGGGGGAGCCCTGAGGGGAACAGTCCTTGGCCCtggcagtttcccaggggccggctggacagggcttgatgccggctggaaggccggctggacagggcttgacgccggctggaaggccggctgggcagggcttgacgctggctggaaggccggctggacagggcttgacgccggctggaaggccggacggacagggcttgacgccggctggatcgccggacggacagggcttgacgccggctggattgccggactggacgccggctgcaccggactggattccggctgcaccggactggattccggctgcaccggactggacacaagactggacatcgggctggatgccggctgcaccagccGGGtaggagtccacgctgcccgccgttgcctcttcttcttccgcctagccacccggctggtggtcgggtgatggaaggaggtatacggaacagctggctccggctgggactcctcggaggtggttccccaggacgctcgactcccccgcttgccaacgaggctggtggacgatGGAGAGGCTGCCGTTGAACTCCCCAGGGCCACGACACCCATGACGCAACCTTCCGGGATGGACGCTAGGCAGGAGCGTGGTGCCTCAGGAGAGGAGCTGACGGGGAGGCCACTCAGCAGCTCCTGGAAGGATCCTCGGATCATCCTCTCGCGAATGGCCCGAGGAGGAGGTTCGACGAGACCCGCCAGGAAGTATGCATTGAAGAGCGCCTCTGGCAGAAAGCCCCTCCGAGACGCAGATGTCCGGGCATACTCCGCCAGAGGTTGATTGCCCTGGGGTGGAATCGGGTGTATGCTTAATTttctaaacaagaacaagtgaaataaataatataaatatgataaccatatgtagagtcgagtgtttattttcattttgtacgttGATTAGGACAGCCTGCTTTATTAGCGGTTTTATTTTCGCTTTGCGTAAAtgatctctctcgctctctctctctaacgtATGTAACGAGTGGTGTAAGgtgtggcccctttaagagcaatTTGCCTATGCTtcctttttttaccttttgtgtATGTGCGCATGTGCCAGAGTCTTGCGCTTCAACTGCACCCCGCATGTATGCCGGTGGGAGTCTGATGCTCCATTTTCgttttatttgagttttattACTTAATCTTAGTGTTACACGTACCTGCTCTCACACAGCACCCGATGCGTTGTAGCGAAATTTGGCACtgattgatttaatgtgaatcgatactcggtagtaccgacgtaattcggtccggtacccaaccctaactTGGGGATGGATCTTTAACACATGACATTGTTGCAGACAGATCTATATGTGGAAAAGCAGTCAACTGTAGTCTGCTATTTAAATGTAATCGCTAcaaataattgaattgaatcagtTTGGCAAGCATTTAGAACTCGATAGAGAATTTCAAACTTCGTGGGCTCCATGGACCCAATTTTAAGCCGTGTGTCCACCAaggcgtttacgcctgcggccggcgtgttttttcaattgttttcaacGGTAACGCtgcgcttttaaaaaaagccatcagttgACTTTTTTCCGCTCAGTgctggtgctatgcgtttttcccacgatcagcgccggcgttcgactgggcgcccagagttgaaaaatgctcaactttgggcagaactttgagctcctgccgttttcagctgcgtaaatgcgcctcggtggacacagccccttagagtgataaataataaatgagcCGACAAGTAATATTAAAgaaattcaaaataatttttcttTCTGGGCATGTTGAATTCCATTCAAAAATTCAGCACTCACCGAACTTGGTTTCTGTTGTACAGAAGGACAAGTTCTCTGCACCATAAAAAGTATGTTAGCATAAAAACTCAGCCCGAAGCATAAAGGGCATGTAAAGATGAGATAATTACCCAGGGAACTGTCTAGCAGTTTTTCATTGCTATTTATTCCTGCTGAGGTTTCATATACCTAATGCAGCACAATGTTGAAAAACCACAATACATGAATTTGATCTTGTAAAGGGGATAATTCTATTCAATTCCAttcaaattcagttttatttatatggcGCTTtccacaatgtgcattgttccaaagcagctttacaggagaaaataagaaaaacagaaaaacacagggCATGGTGTAGGGTTGGTATAActctaataataaaataactataatatagtatttatatttatgcaataGTTGCAATAGTTCCACTTTAGCACaatcaaatacacttaaatgtatctTTAGTTGGACTACAATTTCTGcacaattaaaatatattgagtacaaaattagttgttccaattTAGCAGACTTTAAGTATACCAATTTAGTATACCACAAATACAATCGCAGTGTATTTTCATTAAGTACATCAATTTAGTATACCACAAATACAATCGCAGTGTATTTTCATTAAGTACATCAATTTAGTATACCACAAATACAATCGCAGTGTATTTTCATAAGATGTACTAAATGGATTTGCAGTATactaataaatgtatttcaaatacattttagtatatttacTTTTCACTAGGGTAACCAAAGGGCAATCAGTTTATACCAGgcttaaaaaaatgatgacaaaccTTTAAGACTAGTCTAAGAAGTTTTGCAACCAGCCCCAGAtatcttaaattaaattttaggagaaatgtgttaaattttttatttttactaatattgtaaatatagaAACTATAATTTAAATAGCATTATACATTTCTGAATATCAAGGCTGACTCATTTAAATTTATCTTTAAAGCCCAGCATTGTATATGCAGTGCATATTCCAAACAAGGAATTCAATCTGATTGAGTCAAACTGAATAATTACTGTCCAAGCTGCAAGAATGACCAAATACAAAAGCTGCAAAGTGATTTGGAGTTGTTCCCTGTGTCCCCTGTAGTTGGCTGATGCTCTTTTTGAGAAGCGGATACTGAAGCTTGAAATTCCCAGATATCTCGACAAACATTCATGaaaagtaatgtaaaaaatataatgatataatatataactaataaactaaatatatgaaattttttcgatggaaaaatctgtagaatactctattactaaaataatcgatagctgagTCTCTAGATAAGGggaataatctgagcacagtgtgagatgttattgagatctcttatgaaactttagaggagataaatgtgagaatgttagAGTCTCTAGCTAAGGAGAAaagtctgagcacagtgtgagatgttattgagatctcttatgaaactttagaggagataaatgtgagaatgttagAGTCTCTAGCTAAGGAGAAaagtctgagcacagtgtgagacgTTACGGggatctcttatgaaactttagaggagataAATATGAGAATGTTTGAGAAATAtgagaacatttttttttctcaggagaaacatgtgAGAAGCAGGAGACTTAACCTTACGTCTCATTTTGATGTTCACTTGATCTAATTTCTGTCTAGGATAAAGATGTGAGATGAGTTGGAGATCTCTTGTTTGATTTTCCTTTCCTCTGAGTGGtgacctggatttttatcacagtgctgttggatgactttatgtcattcctgaggtttgattttgttgatatTCAACAAAGACTCACTGGACTgtaatgaaaatttggaacgTTCTCTTATTTTTTACCGCGGCTATAAGTCAGAGCAAGTCTTTAAATCCTGGACACGAGcgcaccttcagccttcagagagagcatcttttgctgtcatattttggagaaaaggCGTTCGGTaatgaaaacgaaagcatcaTCAACAGGTcatctacatttattttagtgacTTGTAATGTTGCAGCGCTCGCGCTTGGAATAACTATAACGTTATCGTCTGCTGGTGTGGACgaaaatatagttatagttacagttaatgttatagttattgttataATGTGAGTGCCCctttagccaccttgtaaaatagttacgaattcctgtgagattgggTTGGCTGGTCTAGCTAAAGGTGATTTTGAGGGATACTGGAGTGCATGTATGTAATATGCATGTATGAccattttttcttgtgttttaggATGGAGGATGGCTTCTTACACCTTCAGATGCGTTTCCTTCGACGAATTTCAAAATTGCTGAAGATTCTTAATTCTATCAACATGGCCAAGCATAATATAACTTCTCATTGGCAAGGCAATACCTGGAACTGCCTGCCGGTTCAACATACAGAACTGTGAGCTTACAGACAACTGTTGTGGCAAAAACACAAATCTTACTTGGAAACACGTGcaaatatattcaaataaatgatcAACAATAAAATCACACCTGATCAAAAAATAAATCTAGCAATCTTGACTGTGACTTTGATTGATTTTCACCTTGTTCTCTAATGAGAGCCATATTTGCACACTGCTGCACGCCACCATGACCAATGTTACAGTTTTCTCTGCAAATTTCTCCGGTGGCTCAGAATCGGGTAATTTGTATCGGCCATTTTCTGTCTTCAGCGTACTCACCCTTACATTGCTGGCCATGCTAGTAGTGGCCACTTTCCTCTGGAACCTTCTCGTGTTGGTGACCATCTTGAGGGTGCGCACATTCCATCGCGTTCCCCACAATCTGGTTGCCTCCATGGCCATTTCAGATGTGATGGTTGCAGGACTGGTCATGCCTCTCAGTCTGGTTAGGGAGCTCTATGGTCGTCGATGGATTCTGGGACGGGCCTTGTGTCAGGTCTGGATCTCCTGCGATGTGCTTTGCTGCACGGCCAGTATCTGGAACGTGACAGCCATTGCCCTAGATCGCTACTGGTCCATCACACGGCACCTGGAATACACGCTCAAGACGCGTAAGAGAATCTCCAATGTGATGATAGGCCTCACGTGGCTACTGTCCTCTGTTATCTCACTTTCTCCACTTTTTGGTTGGGGTGAGACCTACTCAGAGGAGAGTCTGGCTTGTCAAGTAAGCCAGGAACCTTCCTACACAGTTTTCTCTACCTTTGGAGCCTTCTACTTGCCCCTCTGTGTGGTTCTTTTCGTTTACTGGAAGATCTACAAGGCTGCCAAGTTCCGCATTGGCTCTCGCAAGACCAACACCATCACACCCATGGCTGAGGTCATTGAGGTAAAATGTGATGTGATATAATGATTGATGCTCCATCATTTTGAGTGAATTTGAACAAAGGGATTAATTTAATGATTGATGAACTTAGTTAAAAGTGCAAAGAGAGGACTATGTTTATTCAGACATTTATTAGTTGAATTTAATGATtgcattcacattttttttaagataaCATTTTTACATCAATTTGTAActgaaaggtccagtgtatgaaattaagcgacatctagtggtgaagttgtgaattgcaaccaacggctcactccacccctccctttcaaagtaCTGCGATAGCTGACAcaaactaagatgtcgtcacattttcgcttctttgctgaaggaaataatgtatttatgaagtgcactctgtagagcagtttgttcgtttagggctactgtagaaacaacaacaacatggcgaattccatgtaaggggtaccgcggtgtatgtagatagaagtagctcattctaaggtaataaaaacgtaatgcttcattatgtaaggtctttatagacctctgaagacatagttatgtaatatattgcatttctgtcaatagatcctttaCACACAGTACCcttaaatcaaaatgaaaaatctagaaCATTTCAAATGATCTTTATAAATTTGTTTTTGAGTAGAAATATAGTCATATATATGTAAATTGATAACCGATATACCACCACTGCCAAACCACACGCACAGGATTGTGGGACACCATACGCATATCATATCATACCTATGTTGCCTTTAAAATTCAAATACCTAAAGACATCGTAATATGTTAAACAAACACTGGATGTGGACGTGCATTTCC
This region of Triplophysa rosa linkage group LG1, Trosa_1v2, whole genome shotgun sequence genomic DNA includes:
- the htr5ab gene encoding 5-hydroxytryptamine (serotonin) receptor 5A, genome duplicate b; amino-acid sequence: MTNVTVFSANFSGGSESGNLYRPFSVFSVLTLTLLAMLVVATFLWNLLVLVTILRVRTFHRVPHNLVASMAISDVMVAGLVMPLSLVRELYGRRWILGRALCQVWISCDVLCCTASIWNVTAIALDRYWSITRHLEYTLKTRKRISNVMIGLTWLLSSVISLSPLFGWGETYSEESLACQVSQEPSYTVFSTFGAFYLPLCVVLFVYWKIYKAAKFRIGSRKTNTITPMAEVIEVKEAERQPQMAFTVRHATVSFQTDGETWREQKERRAALMVGILIGVFVLCWIPFFLAELIIPLCSCDIPPVWKSVFLWLGYSNSFFNPLIYTAFNKNYNNAFRNLFTRQR